In Nematostella vectensis chromosome 2, jaNemVect1.1, whole genome shotgun sequence, one genomic interval encodes:
- the LOC5515523 gene encoding probable assembly chaperone of rpl4 isoform X2, protein MGGREKKKKKKASSSKKVASKHDDCDNKDVEREGEVPVSNNNTAIKQEHTMKDLLVKVEECMGAMNYELAEKFCERALEIDPDHVEAIEMAGSVFLETGQPEKAVNCFRRAIQLSPDEGYSKYMSIGQMLQGKEAAEVFTKGIQLMTSPQGGASLSVSPKDISAAYCSLAEIYLTDECFDDEAEIKCSEYCQKAIEADPTNPEAYQVMANCLLSRQKIEEGKKVLSKGLDLWLGKDDDLQEVPMPHFEARITTAKLLLELEDFEKAAQVLQTLLEENDEELEVWYLLGLMYHLSGQDPVNKKICLERAHKIWSEMESEDEALGAHIQEMLASTDEEDTMNNEDDDDEQMEVS, encoded by the exons ATGGGAGGTCgagaaaagaagaagaaaaagaaagcttCCTCTAGTAAGAAAG TCGCATCAAAGCATGACGATTGTGATAACAAGGACGTGGAGAGAGAGGGCGAGGTTCCAGTTTCAAATAACAACACAGCCATAAAACAGGAGCATACCATGAAGGATCTGCTAGTGAAG GTTGAGGAATGCATGGGAGCAATGAACTATGAGCTTGCTGAGAAGTTTTGTGAGAGAGCCCTTGAAATTGATCCAGACCACGTTGAAGCAATAGAAATGGCTGGTTCGGTGTTTTTGGAAACAGGACAACCAGAAAAAGCTGTAAAT TGTTTTCGTCGTGCAATTCAGTTGTCACCTGATGAGGGCTACAGCAAGTATATGTCCATTGGCCAGATGCTTCAAGGTAAAGAGGCGGCTGAGGTATTCACCAAGGGAATCCAGCTTATGACATCCCCACAG GGAGGGGCTAGTTTATCAGTGTCGCCCAAGGACATCTCTGCTGCATATTGCTCCTTAGCAGAAATTTACCTTACTGATGAATG TTTTGATGATGAAGCTGAGATAAAGTGCTCTGAGTATTGCCAGAAAGCAATAGAAGCAGACCCAACAAATCCAGAGGCTTACCAAGTAATGGCCAACTGTCTTCTCAGTCGGCAAAAGATTGAA GAAGGAAAGAAGGTACTAAGCAAAGGATTAGATTTATGGCTAGGAAAGGATGATGACTTACAAGAG GTCCCAATGCCCCATTTTGAGGCTCGCATCACAACAGCAAAACTTCTGCTGGAACTTGAAGACTTTGAG AAAGCTGCTCAAGTTTTGCAAACTTTACTTGAAGAAAATGATGAGGAGCTAGAG GTGTGGTATCTACTTGGTCTGATGTATCATCTATCAGGACAGGACCCAGTCAATAAGAAAATTTGCTTGGAAAGGGCACATAAG ATTTGGAGTGAGATGGAGAGCGAGGATGAAGCTTTAGGAGCTCACATTCAAGAGATGTTGGCAAGCACGGATGAAGAGGATACAATGAATAAtgaagacgatgatgatgagcAAATGGAAGTGTCGTGA
- the LOC5515524 gene encoding serine-enriched protein isoform X1, giving the protein MHRSHSPSCFLKNRAHVHQAPQDNLGIISQPRVVEMEARGADGTPDKGSKLDASRKHDNPAGLARDLSQLSSMPQLYDVYFTVGKAGTCIGGVKAILAMRSRVFFKMFYPNPDHAGRTASTNQSAQSKTQVIKHAFMLLKKEVSPKRDQKTDASTFHVGDLEPLAFSRLMEFLHGGSCDLDARTAVGLLAATDYFAIDDLQAAVLSFLETRITIELACYLLSEAEKYIQFKKIKALLSRLLEFTAKNACEILRLPAFCSLSRSVVRLILSRGDFNASEWDKFKAAQAWGVAYCRKNKETSLKEALEPLVECIAFNEVPAVLLMQNVRKLDVVPPHVIMEALAYQADPTSVASTPERGTNIRQTTDALDTREERSYKG; this is encoded by the exons ATGCACAGGTCACACAGCCCTTCTTGCTTTCTCAAAAATAGAGCACATGTCCACCAGGCACCCCAAGACAACCTTGG AATAATTTCCCAGCCACGTGTAGTTGAGATGGAAGCGAGGGGCGCAGATGGTACTCCAGACAAAGGTAGCAAGCTTGATGCATCCCGGAAACATGATAATCCCGCGGGACTGGCACGGGATCTAAGTCAGCTCTCCTCTATGCCTCAACTCTACGATGTGTACTTTACTGTTGGCAAGGCTGGGACCTGTATTGGCGGCGTCAAGGCCATTCTGGCGATGAGAAGCCG GGTGTTCTTCAAGATGTTCTACCCAAACCCAGACCATGCCGGGCGGACAGcctcgaccaatcagagcgctcAGAGCAAAACACAAGTGATCAAACACGCCTTTATGCTGCTCAAGAAAGAAGTCTCGCCCAAACGAGACCAGAAAACAGATGCGAGTACGTTCCATGTGGGTGACCTCGAGCCTCTAGCGTTCTCCCGGCTGATGGAGTTCCTACACGGCGGTTCGTGTGACCTGGACGCACGGACGGCTGTCGGCTTACTGGCGGCGACAGACTACTTCGCAATCGACGATTTACAGGCCGCAGTCTTGAGCTTCCTGGAGACTCGTATCACCATTGAATTGGCGTGCTACCTGCTTTCTGAGGCAGAGAAGTACATCCAGTTCAAGAAAATAAAAGCACTCCTGTCCAGGCTTCTAGAATTCACGGCCAAAAACGCGTGCGAGATCCTGAGACTACCGGCATTCTGCTCACTCTCTCGAAGCGTTGTGCGTCTGATCTTATCGCGAGGGGATTTCAATGCTAGCGAATGGGACAAGTTCAAAGCAGCGCAGGCCTGGGGTGTAGCCTATTGCAGGAAAAACAAGGAAACAAGCTTGAAGGAGGCATTGGAACCGCTGGTCGAATGTATCGCATTTAATGAGGTGCCCGCGGTGCTGCTGATGCAAAACGTACGGAAACTCGACGTAGTACCACCCCACGTGATCATGGAAGCGCTCGCTTACCAGGCTGACCCGACGAGTGTAGCGAGTACACCCGAGCGGGGCACGAACATACGACAGACAACCGACGCCCTCGACACCAGGGAGGAACGATCTTATAAGGGATGA
- the LOC5515565 gene encoding uncharacterized protein LOC5515565, with protein sequence MISKMSVEETEFDSFNNNSSSRKMVLSEVRITKGKSWRAARVALVVAAILAITGIVCIALGAVRLDRAKGMSTGGQPVGVVCESSRRNLTEGGASGREDPCGPSEELAKSGLLRFLAKVEENYYIHHPFEVPYKYGISRVEVKRTFSPFNPSPEAIQATTDKAQALLRELDSITVDKRLLKPREEMVLAKTRHFLEHNFGSAYDNSYYTGEWMLGPSRFCYMQSFSELQWTFRALMFRIRPRSMDDMEYIIDMMREYGKGIDQYRKNIKLGVKAGMVNSIEECTVGYDCLARYFPEISPTLTPQDILKESFIGSLLGARILSETKNMSSFYWTKKYKKSLARSLREAAVIHLGVPLVELFRYLSGQHRVHCLPSNASSGLASRPVPFVFYHGQPNRSESTTQRLPSHHPLNGKKAYERILRYFTTTNMTPDAVHQVGWKALRSYYAEAVQTAREYTGIHNDSEAIAEFRVVINSSDMFYNDKPFPANESDARAHRLCSNDVAAAFYCPTRYAALKEWFKSSFSTLSMIQPRLLRMFHWMVGPRKTTPVCPVAMATSFEPSNGAQSYRSSGYTCRFPARYYLPFFLDRMGPKYSEWTVNAHEAMPGHHVQSQGYFENFRDTCKPLLAALSRKQYAYTAYSEGWGLYAENPLIAADADVYQVNKLQKFGMLKWQIWRALRLIVDTGLHHKGMTRQKALQLFSHYAWDDSDVAEKEVTRYQSGPGQATAYMIGQRAIIQMREKATQKLKSKFDLEDFHYYFLSQGPAPLSFVAEQIDKFADCELGHDVPGCGMRLGDNRPRPLMTREEKVQEYLEHELSAPHIHEL encoded by the exons ATGATAAGCAAAATGTCGGTGGAAGAGACCGAGTTTGACTCATTCAACAACAACTCTAGCAGTAGGAAGATGGTGCTAAGTGAAGTCAGAATAACTAAGGGCAAATCATGGCGAGCGGCTCGCGTTGCGCTCGTCGTTGCCGCTATCCTTGCAATCACAGGCATTGTGTGCATAGCTCTGGGGGCCGTCCGCCTCGACAGGGCTAAGGGGATGAGCACAGGGGGGCAGCCTGTGGGCGTGGTTTGCGAGTCCTCGCGGAGGAATCTCACCGAGGGTGGGGCGAGCGGGCGAGAGGATCCCTGCGGGCCCTCTGAAGAGCTGGCTAAGTCGG GGCTCCTACGTTTTCTAGCCAAAGTCGAGGAGAATTATTACATTCACCATCCGTTCGAAGTGCCCTACAAGTACGGCATCAGCCGTGTCGAGGTCAAGAGGACGTTTTCTCCATTTAACCCTTCGCCTGAGGCCATCCAAGCGACAACAGACAAAGCACAGGCGCTCCTGCGCGAGCTCGATAGCATCACGGTAGACAAGCGCTTGCTTAAGCCGCGAGAAGAGATGGTGCTTGCCAAGACAAGACACTTCTTGGAACATAACTTTGGCAGCGCTTATGATAACAGCTACTACACAG GCGAATGGATGCTAGGACCAAGCCGGTTTTGCTATATGCAAAGTTTCTCCGAGTTACAATGGACCTTCCGGGCACTCATGTTCCGGATTCGACCAAGAAGCATGGATGACATGGAATACATAATCGATATGATGAGAGAGTACGGCAAGGGAATTGATCAGTACCGTAAAAATATCAAACTCGGAGTCAAAGCCGGAATGGTTAACTCAATTGAAGAATGTACAGTAGGGTACGACTGCCTAGCCCGATATTTCCCTGAGATCAGTCCAACACTCACTCCTCAAGATATCCTTAAGGAATCGTTCATCGGTTCCCTGCTAGGTGCTAGAATACTGTCTGAGACGAAGAACATGTCTTCTTTCTATTGGACTAAGAAGTACAAGAAGTCCTTGGCGAGATCACTTAGGGAGGCGGCGGTCATACATCTCGGCGTCCCATTGGTTGAGTTATTCCGGTACCTATCCGGGCAGCACAGGGTACACTGTCTGCCGAGTAACGCATCCAGCGGGCTAGCCTCGCGCCCTGTTCCCTTTGTATTTTACCACGGACAACCCAACCGGTCTGAGTCAACTACCCAGCGACTTCCAAGCCATCACCCGCTAAACGGGAAGAAAGCTTACGAGCGTATCCTTAGATATTTCACGACGACCAACATGACGCCGG ACGCTGTTCACCAGGTCGGATGGAAGGCGCTGCGCTCATATTACGCCGAGGCTGTGCAGACCGCGCGAGAATATACCGGCATACACAACGACTCGGAGGCCATCGCGGAGTTTCGCGTCGTTATCAACTCGTCCGACATGTTCTACAATGACAAGCCTTTCCCTGCGAACGAGTCTGATGCGCGAGCTCATAGACTGTGCTCCAATGACGTAG CCGCTGCGTTCTACTGCCCCACGCGATACGCCGCGCTCAAAGAGTGGTTCAAGTCATCGTTCAGCACCCTGAGCATGATTCAGCCTCGCCTGCTGCGAATGTTTCACTGGATGGTGGGTCCACGCAAGACCACGCCTGTCTGCCCTGTAGCTATGGCGACCAGCTTCGAGCCTAGCAACGGTGCGCAGAGCTACCGGTCGTCGGGCTACACCTGTCGGTTTCCTGCCAGGTACTACCTGCCATTTTTCCTGGACAGAATGGGACCAAAGTACTCGGAATGGACGGTCAACGCGCACGAAGCCATGCCTGGTCACCATGTCCAGTCTCAGGGGTATTTTGAGAACTTCAG GGACACATGTAAACCGCTGTTGGCAGCGTTGAGCCGCAAACAATACGCGTACACCGCATACTCTGAGGGGTGGGGCTTGTACGCTGAGAACCCACTTATCGCCGCGGACGCAG ATGTGTACCAAGTCAACAAACTACAAAAATTCGGGATGCTCAAATGGCAAATATGGCGCGCCCTTCGTCTTATCGTCGATACTGGTCTGCATCACAAAGGCATGACCCGTCAGAAGGCACTCCAACTGTTTAGCCATTACGCCTGGGACGACAGCGATGTCGCCGAGAAAGAGGTGACGCGGTATCAGAGCGGTCCGGGACAAGCCACGGCATACATGATCGGACAGCGTGCTATCATCCAAATGAGAGAGAAGGCAACGCAGAAACTCAAAAGCAAGTTTGACCTGGAAGACTTCCATTACTACTTTCTCTCTCAAGGGCCAGCACCTTTGAGCTTTGTCGCTGAGCAGATCGACAAGTTCGCTGATTGTGAGCTTGGTCACGATGTCCCAGGCTGTGGCATGAGACTCGGTGATAACAGACCGCGTCCGCTGATGACTAGGGAGGAGAAAGTACAGGAGTACTTGGAACATGAGCTGAGTGCTCCGCATATCCACGAGCTATAA
- the LOC5515523 gene encoding probable assembly chaperone of rpl4 isoform X1, translated as MGGREKKKKKKASSSKKVASKHDDCDNKDVEREGEVPVSNNNTAIKQEHTMKDLLVKVEECMGAMNYELAEKFCERALEIDPDHVEAIEMAGSVFLETGQPEKAVNCFRRAIQLSPDEGYSKYMSIGQMLQGKEAAEVFTKGIQLMTSPQGGASLSVSPKDISAAYCSLAEIYLTDECFDDEAEIKCSEYCQKAIEADPTNPEAYQVMANCLLSRQKIEEGKKVLSKGLDLWLGKDDDLQEVPMPHFEARITTAKLLLELEDFEKAAQVLQTLLEENDEELEVWPRPFFVFLPWSYSYPGLILTLVLSLPWSYPYPGLILTLVLSLPWSYSYPGLILTLVLSLPWSYPYPGLILTLVLFLP; from the exons ATGGGAGGTCgagaaaagaagaagaaaaagaaagcttCCTCTAGTAAGAAAG TCGCATCAAAGCATGACGATTGTGATAACAAGGACGTGGAGAGAGAGGGCGAGGTTCCAGTTTCAAATAACAACACAGCCATAAAACAGGAGCATACCATGAAGGATCTGCTAGTGAAG GTTGAGGAATGCATGGGAGCAATGAACTATGAGCTTGCTGAGAAGTTTTGTGAGAGAGCCCTTGAAATTGATCCAGACCACGTTGAAGCAATAGAAATGGCTGGTTCGGTGTTTTTGGAAACAGGACAACCAGAAAAAGCTGTAAAT TGTTTTCGTCGTGCAATTCAGTTGTCACCTGATGAGGGCTACAGCAAGTATATGTCCATTGGCCAGATGCTTCAAGGTAAAGAGGCGGCTGAGGTATTCACCAAGGGAATCCAGCTTATGACATCCCCACAG GGAGGGGCTAGTTTATCAGTGTCGCCCAAGGACATCTCTGCTGCATATTGCTCCTTAGCAGAAATTTACCTTACTGATGAATG TTTTGATGATGAAGCTGAGATAAAGTGCTCTGAGTATTGCCAGAAAGCAATAGAAGCAGACCCAACAAATCCAGAGGCTTACCAAGTAATGGCCAACTGTCTTCTCAGTCGGCAAAAGATTGAA GAAGGAAAGAAGGTACTAAGCAAAGGATTAGATTTATGGCTAGGAAAGGATGATGACTTACAAGAG GTCCCAATGCCCCATTTTGAGGCTCGCATCACAACAGCAAAACTTCTGCTGGAACTTGAAGACTTTGAG AAAGCTGCTCAAGTTTTGCAAACTTTACTTGAAGAAAATGATGAGGAGCTAGAGGTATGGCCTCGACCTTTTTTTGTATTCTTACCCTGGTCTTATTCTTACCCTGGTCTTATTCTTACCCTGGTCTTATCCTTACCCTGGTCTTATCCTTACCCTGGTCTTATCCTTACCCTGGTCTTATCCTTACCCTGGTCTTATTCTTACCCTGGTCTTATTCTTACCCTGGTCTTATCCTTACCCTGGTCTTATCCTTACCCTGGTCTTATCCTTACCCTGGTCTTATTCTTACCCTGA
- the LOC5515525 gene encoding globin, whose translation MGCSASASLKAAKAQEAKKKAKVVISLTPEEKAIILETWKLIEPYQRIVGKTLFLRFFKEHPTYQDLFPEFRGLSRDDLKSTRVLYGHASRVMKAIETAVASMDNIQAFSAYLEDLGARHNKRALKAAHLMDMQDAFLFAVREVLLSRWSSDMSMAWNKLFTFVAGTMIHGCQNS comes from the exons ATGGGGTGTTCAGCCTCGGCGTCGCTCAAAGCGGCCAAGGCACAAGAGGCGAAGAAAAAAGCCAAGGTAGTGATAAGCCTAACGCCAGAGGAAAAAGCCATCATTCTTGAGACATGGAAGCTGATCGAGCCATACCAGAGAATTGTCGGGAAGACACTTTTTCTACG GTTTTTCAAAGAGCACCCAACGTACCAAGATCTCTTTCCTGAGTTCCGAGGTCTGTCTCGAGACGACCTTAAGTCCACGCGTGTGTTGTATGGTCACGCAAGCCGCGTGATGAAAGCGATCGAGACGGCGGTGGCATCCATGGATAACATACAGGCGTTCAGCGCGTACCTCGAGGATCTTGGCGCGCGACACAACAAGCGCGCTCTCAAGGCTGCACATCTTATG GACATGCAAGATGCGTTTCTGTTCGCTGTTCGCGAGGTTCTTCTATCACGCTGGAGTAGTGACATGTCCATGGCTTGGAACAAACTTTTTACCTTCGTCGCTGGCACCATGATACACGGCTGTCAGAATTCGTGA
- the LOC5515524 gene encoding serine-enriched protein isoform X2 yields the protein MEARGADGTPDKGSKLDASRKHDNPAGLARDLSQLSSMPQLYDVYFTVGKAGTCIGGVKAILAMRSRVFFKMFYPNPDHAGRTASTNQSAQSKTQVIKHAFMLLKKEVSPKRDQKTDASTFHVGDLEPLAFSRLMEFLHGGSCDLDARTAVGLLAATDYFAIDDLQAAVLSFLETRITIELACYLLSEAEKYIQFKKIKALLSRLLEFTAKNACEILRLPAFCSLSRSVVRLILSRGDFNASEWDKFKAAQAWGVAYCRKNKETSLKEALEPLVECIAFNEVPAVLLMQNVRKLDVVPPHVIMEALAYQADPTSVASTPERGTNIRQTTDALDTREERSYKG from the exons ATGGAAGCGAGGGGCGCAGATGGTACTCCAGACAAAGGTAGCAAGCTTGATGCATCCCGGAAACATGATAATCCCGCGGGACTGGCACGGGATCTAAGTCAGCTCTCCTCTATGCCTCAACTCTACGATGTGTACTTTACTGTTGGCAAGGCTGGGACCTGTATTGGCGGCGTCAAGGCCATTCTGGCGATGAGAAGCCG GGTGTTCTTCAAGATGTTCTACCCAAACCCAGACCATGCCGGGCGGACAGcctcgaccaatcagagcgctcAGAGCAAAACACAAGTGATCAAACACGCCTTTATGCTGCTCAAGAAAGAAGTCTCGCCCAAACGAGACCAGAAAACAGATGCGAGTACGTTCCATGTGGGTGACCTCGAGCCTCTAGCGTTCTCCCGGCTGATGGAGTTCCTACACGGCGGTTCGTGTGACCTGGACGCACGGACGGCTGTCGGCTTACTGGCGGCGACAGACTACTTCGCAATCGACGATTTACAGGCCGCAGTCTTGAGCTTCCTGGAGACTCGTATCACCATTGAATTGGCGTGCTACCTGCTTTCTGAGGCAGAGAAGTACATCCAGTTCAAGAAAATAAAAGCACTCCTGTCCAGGCTTCTAGAATTCACGGCCAAAAACGCGTGCGAGATCCTGAGACTACCGGCATTCTGCTCACTCTCTCGAAGCGTTGTGCGTCTGATCTTATCGCGAGGGGATTTCAATGCTAGCGAATGGGACAAGTTCAAAGCAGCGCAGGCCTGGGGTGTAGCCTATTGCAGGAAAAACAAGGAAACAAGCTTGAAGGAGGCATTGGAACCGCTGGTCGAATGTATCGCATTTAATGAGGTGCCCGCGGTGCTGCTGATGCAAAACGTACGGAAACTCGACGTAGTACCACCCCACGTGATCATGGAAGCGCTCGCTTACCAGGCTGACCCGACGAGTGTAGCGAGTACACCCGAGCGGGGCACGAACATACGACAGACAACCGACGCCCTCGACACCAGGGAGGAACGATCTTATAAGGGATGA